A genomic stretch from Arachis stenosperma cultivar V10309 chromosome 3, arast.V10309.gnm1.PFL2, whole genome shotgun sequence includes:
- the LOC130966628 gene encoding uncharacterized protein LOC130966628 yields MPLYTKFLKELMTKKRNSGEKETIVLTEECSAIIQKKLSQMMKDLGSFRIPCIIGGISIEKALCALRASIILMSLAMMKRMRIEEAKPTRMALQLADRTFKFSHGVVEHLLVKVGEFIFPTDFVVLDMEEEANASIIPGRPFLATAGAITDVQKGELVLRLHEEKMVFNIFTAMSCPKESIGECMMVDTTEH; encoded by the coding sequence atgccactctataccaaatttctaaaggagctcatgACCAAGAAAAGAAACTCAGGGGAAAAAGAAACTATAGTGCTCACAGAGGAATGCAGTGCCATTATACAAAAGAAGCTTTCCCAAATGATGAAGGATCTTGGGAGCTTCCGAATCCCATGCATCATAGGAGGCATTAGTATTGAGAAAGCATTGTGTGCTCTGAGAGCTAGCATCATCCTTATGTCCTTGGCCATGATGAAGAGAATGAGGATTGAAGAAGCTAAGCCAACAAGAATGGCACTTCAACTAGCAGATAGAACATTCAAGTTTTCCCATGGAGTAGTGGAGCACTTGTTGGTTAAGGTGGGAGAATTTATCTTTCCAACAGATTTTGTAGTGCTTGACATGGAAGAGGAGGCCAATGCATCAATCATACCAGGGAGGCCATTTTTGGCAACAGCTGGAGCTATAACTGATGTACAAAAAGGAGAATTGGTTCTCAGGCTTCATGAAGAAAAGATGGTATTCAATATTTTCACTGCTATGAGTTGCCCTAAAGAGTCCATTGGAGAGTGTATGATGGTAGATACAACGGAACACTAG